From a region of the Alosa sapidissima isolate fAloSap1 chromosome 9, fAloSap1.pri, whole genome shotgun sequence genome:
- the LOC121718602 gene encoding bifunctional apoptosis regulator-like, whose protein sequence is MKGANADADSDTGLFADSEEEDDFAPSSSPSATSLKPFTPSAAAADASSSGDGGGDAGGGGGITEREFSCHCCYDVLVDPTTLNCGHSFCRHCLSQWWESSRKTECPECRERWEGFPRVNILLRDAVEKLFPDAVSQRREQIHGNPRVSHSVLAFQRHGDEQANRGTAVAGGQRRAAGGFFSGVLTALTAVAVMLLVYHWSSREGVQELLVSKPVSSWSPEDVALWLEHLGPWASLYQESFNSEQVNGRLLTLLEEDELSRPPYSVLNQAHRRAILEELQRVRALGVKPPQNLWEYKAVSGGKSLFLLYALKGSPRLTLLYLYLFEYEDAFRPFIHTCCPAQRVHRPPDGRPAKTPEEDPNWKQWSEFLVKFALLPYQLIAEFAWDWLGVHYWTSRFVIVNAMLLSVLEGCAFWRLWSRAQIRTLPKKMWSHFWKMLSQGLAFILLWPMIPQFVCNCLFYWALYFNPIINIDLVVQQLRHPDTQVP, encoded by the exons ATGAAGGGGGCCAACGCCGATGCCGACTCGGACACCGGGCTGTTCGCCGACTCTGAGGAAGAGGACGACTTCgccccttcctcctccccctccgccACGTCACTGAAACCGTTCACGCCCTCGGCTGCGGCAGCAGACGCCAGCAGCAGCGGCGACGGCGGCGGCGATGCTGGCGGTGGCGGCGGCATCACGGAGCGGGAGTTCTCGTGCCACTGCTGCTACGACGTGCTGGTGGACCCCACCACGCTGAACTGCGGCCACAGCTTCTGCCGGCACTGCCTGTCACAGTGGTGGGAGTCCTCGCGCAAGACGGAGTGCCCCGAGTGCCGGGAGAGGTGGGAGGGTTTCCCCCGCGTCAACATCCTGCTCAG GGATGCGGTGGAGAAGCTGTTCCCCGACGCTGTGTCTCAGCGGCGCGAGCAGATCCACGGCAACCCCCGCGTCTCGCACTCGGTGCTGGCCTTCCAGCGCCATGGCGACGAGCAGGCCAATCGGGGCACGGCAGTGGCCGGGGGGCAGAGGCGAGCGGCGGGAGGGTTCTTCTCGGGGGTACTGACGGCACTCACCGCCGTGGCT gtgatgtTGCTGGTGTACCACTGGAGCAGTAGGGAGGGTGTGCAGGAGCTGCTGGTCAGTAAGCCCGTGTCCAGCTGGAGCCCAGAGGACGTAGCCCTGTGGCTGGAACACCTGGGGCCCTGGGCCTCCCTCTACCAGGAGAGCTTCAACTCGGAGCAGGTCAACGGCAG gctgctGACTCTGCTGGAGGAAGATGAGCTGTCTCGGCCGCCCTACAGCGTGCTCAACCAGGCTCATCGCCGTGCCATCCTAGAGGAACTGCAGAGGGTCCGCGCCCTGGGCGTCAAGCCACCGCAGAACCTCTGGGagtacaag gCGGTTAGCGGCGGTAAGTCTCTGTTCCTGCTGTATGCTCTGAAGGGCTCCCCGCGCCTCACCCTGCTCTACCTCTACCTGTTTGAGTACGAGGACGCCTTCCGGCCCTTCATCCACACCTGCTGCCCCGCGCAGCGCGTCCACAGGCCCCCGGACGGACGGCCCGCCAAAACACCG GAGGAGGACCCTAACTGGAAGCAGTGGTCAGAGTTCCTGGTGAAGTTCGCGCTGCTGCCGTACCAGCTGATCGCCGAGTTTGCCTGGGACTGGCTGGGCGTGCACTATTGGACGTCTCGCTTCGTCATCGTCAACGCCATGCTGCTGTCCGTGCTCGAGGGCTGCGCCTTCTGGAGGCTCTGGAGCCGCGCACAGATCAG GACGCTCCCTAAGAAGATGTGGAGCCACTTCTGGAAGATGCTGTCCCAGGGCCTGGCGTTCATCCTGCTGTGGCCCATGATCCCCCAGTTTGTGTGCAACTGCCTGTTCTACTGGGCGCTCTACTTCAACCCCATCATCAACATCGACCTGGTGGTGCAGCAGCTCCGCCACCCCGACACACAAGTGCcctga